DNA sequence from the Acinonyx jubatus isolate Ajub_Pintada_27869175 chromosome A3, VMU_Ajub_asm_v1.0, whole genome shotgun sequence genome:
TTCTGCCTGTAGCCTAGAGGCCGCCAAAGGTCacagcagaaggaagaagaggatcAAACACACTTGGGCCTCTGCTCCCTGTCTTTGGTAAACAGACTCTTGAAGCTGCCAACTCGGGACTTGGCCAGTACTGCATTTAAGTCACATGATTGCCAACTTCTCACTCGTGCTTCAGATGACAAAAATGCCACAGTGGATGAAcccgggtggggtggggtggggtagggtggggggagaCCTTTCGGGTGAAATGACACTTGCTGAAGTCACACCAATTTTCTACTTTACACAGAAGCACTCACATAGGGAGACCTAAGTCAAATGAGGGCTCTGAACTCTGCCACAAGTCGAGGTGTAAGAAGTAAGGCAGGAAGCAGGGTGAGGGAAGACAACTATGGAGACGTCTGCGCTGTTAATGTGttgggagagaggcaggcaacGAGCGTGGCTGTTTCTTCAGCAACCTGCTGTCAGAAGTACATCAGACGGAGCCCTCGGGCCCCAGGAGAACACGGCCCCAGCTATTGCTGAAGGTGGTAACCCTGGAGCCAGATCTGGAAAGCCTGCCTGGGGCCACCCAGGGCACTCACCCTGGACTCCAGAGCACTTAACGCCCGTGGCGGTGACTTGTCACGTACGGCAGCGAGCGGCCAGTGGGAGGTCGGAAGAGAAGAAACGCGAGGGGCGAGACACGTCTGCTCAGCTGAGCGCGGGCGGGCGGGCTGGCTGTGGCTCTGCAGGCTACAGCAGGTCCACTAGGCGACCGAGCCACGCTGGCAGATCACAAGTCAGTCACTCCACCCTCGTGTCGGGCAGCACAGCGCGCAGTGGCTCTGACACAGGTGGAGAGAAGTACACCACTTTAATGCAATGATGCCGAAGACGGAAAATAAGGGAGAGACACTTGTGTTCTCTGTACAATACATCCATTTACAGAATCGGCCAGTACTGTGTACAACATATAAATACATGATAAAACATTAGAGGTGCATAGAGCATACTTACAGAAGCCAAAAAATTCACTTTATACATCCAAggataaagagttaaaaatataaaaataagaaacacacactgctttgaaatgtaaaatgacTTTCACATACACAGATGCGTGGAGATGCCCACTCCCACGGAGTCCAAAGTGACAGGGAGGGTGTCAAGCAGAGGAATTCACCTGCCAAATATCTGGACATCTGACTTACAAGGTCTACAGATGGCATTTTAAGAGGAAAGACAACCCTATGCCCGACCCCGTTGTCCAAGCGAGTCTATTCGAGGTTCCAAAAGCTCCTGTGGGCCAGTGAATTGTACCGAGACAGGAAAGTCCCAAATTTGCTTCAGCAACAGAACCAAAGGTCAAACCGGCTCCTGTCAACTGGCCAATGCCAGAACTGTGACCCTGAGGTCAGCAGGTGCTTGGGCCCCCTGGTGGGCACTGCTGGGAGTTATTTTAACCCTGTGCTGGCTTCCCCAGCCATCAACTAACTCCCCCAGGACCAGAGTAGCAAGCAGAAGGAAACacggcagggagggggcagtggaaGACTGACATTTCTACTCAGTTCGGGTAGGTTAGTTCCCTCGATGGAGAACACAACCTTCTTTCTTCAGTTTCGAGTCCCTCTGGGTGTCAAGCAAGCTCCCCATGCCACACCAGGCTCTGTCTGCACGAGAGCTTGAGTTGGCCAGCCGGCCTCGGGCGGCCCAATGAGCTGCCCCGCGGGAAGCCCTTACAGCAAGACCAGCAGAGTTGGTAAGCGACAGAGGGGCCTTAGCACTACAAGTTTTAGGGAGGGGCAAGAGTGCTCTTGCCTAGAGACAGAGTCTGTTATATCAATGGGGTTCTGTACACAGATGGAAGATCAATCATTATCAAAATACACACACTAACTATACAACTTTTCCCATGGCCATAATTTATTATCTCACCACAAGGCACAATACACAGAGCTTTGAGGGTCCAATACAGTCATCGTGACAGAACGCACCACAGCCCTGACACATGATCATGGCTTTCAGGCTGCACGCACACTGGAGCGAGATGCTTTCCACCGTGCTGCTGTCGGTGAACATCTGCAAGGAAAGTGATGCACTGTGGCTCGCACCAAAGTTTGCTTTGTGGCTCAGCTGCACCACACTTCCAGCAAGGCCTTTGGGAAAGGTGGGGGAGCTCGAGGAATAATTAAAGCTGGTGGAACTTAGCTGGAGTTTGGAAAGCTTCCCATAAAATGCCTGCTTGATATTGAGTTGGGAGGGGATGGAGGAAGGCTCCAGAGGCTGACCAGGCCCTTTCCCAGGCTCTCGGGGTAACTTCCAGAAGGGCAGGTCAAGAACAAAGGGCATCCCTTGCAAGTGATCCACCAGCTCCCGAGGACCAGGCCCAGCTGCGTTTCTGTTCTCTGCATTTGCCTTGAGAGGACCGCCCCCAAAAGTCTTCTCGTTCTTGACACCACCAAGAGAGGCAGGCGGTGGCCTCGGAGCCCAGTCTTCCCTGGCAGTCTGTACCCCACCGGACACAGAGTTTTTGCTTGGCCCCAACTTCCTACTGGGAAACCCAGGAGGGGCATCAGCGGGCAGTGGCGTCGGCTCCACGGGTCTGGGGCGCTGAAGGGCCGCGGCCTCATTCCTAGGGCCAAAGAGCTTCTTCCCTTGACCTCCAGCACCATTCTGATTACCCAGGGCCTGACCTGTCTGATCGGGATCCAAGGAGATCACGTTTGGAGATGAGAAACAAGGGACTCTCGAGGTAGTGAGATTTCCTGGACTTCTGCCTGGGGCAGCATTTGAATTACTGCGCTGGGACAGGTCACGGGCTTCCTTCCGATCTTCCACACTAACAGGAGAGAACTGCTCTTTGGAATCCACTTCTTCCACTTTCCCAGAGGCAGCCATCAACTTTGTCACTGGATACAGGGAGTCTAAACTTGGGGCTGTCTTGGCAATCTTCTGGGGAGCTCCAGGAGCCTGGGTGGGTTCCAGCCTGGCAAGACCAGTGCTCACTTCACGGATCTCAGGTAGAAGCAGCTCCTTTGAAGCTCTTAAAGAACGGGGGCTGGTCTTGCTACCTGCACAGCTGTTTACCAAAGGGTCCTGCAAAGATCCCACTCCCAGGGAGCCGCCATGGCCCTGCTCTTTCATAAGCGGGAGTCGTGGGGATTCGGGTTTGCTACTGCCTTGGGCTGGAGGAAGAACCTTCTCTAGGGGTAAGTGACCCTGCAGCAACTGCATCACGAGCGGGTTAGTGGCCTCCATGGAGGACCCAGGCCTGCCCAGCAATGTGGGCCTTGACTGGTACTCAGTACTGGCCAGCAGCAGGGAATCTGGAAACTTTTGGGGAACTGCACATACACGAGACACCCAGCTCTGAGGAGGAGCCATGCTGTCTGTCCTCATAACCAGACTCCGATCACCATTCACCTTGGAGAGTGAGGCAGAGTGGTTCCAATCGTGTTTCTCATCCGTGTCCGCCACCAAGGCTCTCTTCACCACTGTGGCCTCACTGCTGTCGGCCTCGCTGCTGTCCTCAGACAGGTGGCCTTCATAGTCAGAGGCCGTGTCTGTGGACTCGCCGTGAGGACTTAGTGCTTCAGACTCTCCGTTGATCTTCAACTTCTCACCTGCCACCGGTTTGCGGTGGCCaccagcactgtcagcacacccTTGCAACGGCACCGTCCAGACCAAAGAGAAGTGCTCCGGGGGAACTAGCCCCTCCTCAGTCAACTCCCCAGCTGACACAGGAATGAGGGGGGCAGCTTTCTCCCATTCTTCCACAGCCTGGGGCTCAGCAGATGGGACACGTCCTCTGGAGTCTGGTTCAGGCCGTCCGACCGCCTCATCATTTGACAGGCCGGGCACCCAAGGAGCAGCACCATCACAGACGAGGGCCTCAGTTGTCAGGTTTTCTTGTCTAGTAGCACTTTCCCTTGTGGGTGAGCATGAATCACCAAGTCCTAATTCATCATCACATTGTCTGTCCTGCAGGCAACCAGCCAAAGACAACTCAGTGGTGGAAGTGGGGGTCACATTCACAGGATGCTTCATGGTGGGGTCACTGTCATGGTCGAGGGTCTGGCCAGGTCCTCCTTCCAGTACAACACCCCCCGCTAGAGACTGCACAGGATCATTCTCTCGGAGAAGAGAGGGTCCTCGATCCTCATTATCGCTTTCCTGGGAAGTGGTACCAGACTCACATTCAGTTCTAACATCTAGATGCAACGCAGGTTGCTCAACTAATCTCTCTGGTACTGGGGTTCGGGAGGACAGTGCGGGCAGAGCCTGGCACGGCTGGTCCCCGGTGGGAGCAATGGGGAGCTGGGAGGCATCTTCCAGACCACTTGTGAGGACAGCTGGAAGCCTCCGTAGCGGGCAGCTCTCCTCCTTTCTGAGAGCGATCGGGTCCTCTCTCCTGGCTCTGGACACGGCAGACCCAGCCTGGATATGCTCCCCGTTTAGAGAACAAGGCGACAGTAGTTGTGTTCGCTGTAGATCTGCCGCACACTCTCCAGGGGTGCTCGGGGCTCCACGGGGCTCAGGGTGGCCACAGGcctcaccaccatcaccactgccGCCGCCTCTGCCACCTCCCTCATCGGTGGCCCCGCCGCCACCTCCACCCGGGCCACCCCCCCCTCCGATGGCAGTGGTGGCCGCCTCTCGATGACAGTGGTGGCCTCTCGCCCCTCGGACTTGCAGAGCACGGGCTTTAATGTCTGCGAGGGTCCTGGCACCAGTCCAGCCCCGGCAGGAGGACTCCGTGATGGGGACGATGCGGGGGCATATCTGGTAAGTGGGCTGACCTTTAACCACCCAGGGTGGTTTGATACGTGAAAGTTGAATCTGCAAGAGAAGAATTGGAAGACAGTTTTATTGACTGGGTGGCCTGACCTAGCAACTGTAAGGCTAAACTGGGATTCTAGTAGCTTAGGAGTCATGGCCTAAAgaatcaaataattttctttacaaatgaaataatggtGGTAAAATGGCTGTCCGTGACACCACCCCATTCTGAGAAGATTCAGCTCCAGGGCTGTTGTATGCCATGCTTCTAAATTTAATTTCTGGTGGGACTGTGTGAGTCACTGCACAAAGAATCTACCACCACCTAATACAAGATTTAAAAACCCCAAAGGATTCTGACCTCCAGAGATAACTTCAACAGAGTAACaaagaagtgaggaagaaaaagaacctTATCCCCCTGACTACCAGTCTCAAGAATGGTTCTCTGGCAGAGGGCTCTACGCTCATGTAATTAACACGACGGCCCAGAGCCTTCCATCTCTACAAAGGGGCTCTGCACATCTCCTGGCCCTCAAAGGGATCCTGGCTCCAGGACAGCCAGGAACCAAACAGCCTCCTACCCGGATGGGCGGGACTTTGGGCTCCTCTTTGGTGGGCTGTGGCTTCTCGGTGTGAACACTTTCAATTGTGTTACGAAAGGACTGACGGTCTTCAAGCCGGGGCTTCTTTTCGGGAAAGGACGCAGAGGCCACCTGCTCAAAGGACTTCCTCTTCTGATCCTTGGGCTCCTGAGCCGCAGTCTCCTGAGGCAGGCTGGGAATCCTGTCTGGAGACGCGGAAGCACGTGCCAGGTCGCCTGGATCGGTCTGGGTCCGGGAAGCCACAGGCTGGGTCAGGAATTCGGGATTCTCTGGGTCAGGTGCTGCAGAGGCCATGCCAGGCAGATGGGGGCCTCCCGCCTCTGCTGAGTCGCTCTTAGCCTCCCCGTCCTTGTAGAGGGGGATGTCTGGTACCACAGACTGTGTGTCTTTAGCAACCGCTGCTTGTTCTGGTTCCTGCTTTTTGTAAAGATTCCTTCTGGCTCTAGTTCGGAGATCCGGCCGAGAGCGTTTCTTGAAATGCCCATCTCGCTGCCGGGTAGCTGGACCACGCTGTGGCCGCACTGATTCTCCTGGGACACGCAagtcactcttgatttcagcctcctCGTGGCCCACGTTCTGATGCAATGACTCTTCTTTGGTCAAACCCAATCTGCAAACCAAATTCATACCATCAGTTACAGGGCAGAGAGGACATGCCTATTTTATTCTAGATGTTAGGTATCtcagaacaaaataaatgtgcaTGGTCCATAATACCAACCATAGAAAAATGTATTATCAGCTTTCTCAAGAGTGGCATTAAGCTAAGTGAGACTAGCAAGCCACTGCGGTCAACCTGTCCTCACCCCGTACACTGGTATGCACAACTTCGAGAGTATTTGTTTCTCTGCCCTCCAAAGCCCAGACCAGGACTCACAGCACCGAGGGCCTTACTTCTGTCCATAGTAGTCTTCAAAGAACTTTTCTTTCCACTGttccactttcttttccttctccatttcctgTCGGATCCTGACTTGCATCTCATGAGTGAATTCGCCTGAGGAGAAATAAAGCTTTTTGAGTGTGTGCATTCAGGATATTAATGTCTATCTTATGGAAAGGTAAATCCTGCAATTCCACCACATCAGGACTTTTCAAAATACACATGACTTTGGTTTCAGCGtggagatcttttttttaaaccctatCTTCTTCATGCtggtttctgtctcctccagAGCCACACCATGCTCTCACTCATGACAGAACTAACATGTCTATTACTAGGGAAATTTATTCTTCCCACAGATAATCAAGTCATTCAACAGCAAAGCAACACATGgatcaaaaaagcaaaacagaaacaaataaaagaaccatTCTTACTCCCTGTGCAGAAAAAAGTTAACAGGGCAGGCCTGACTGCTTATCTTTGGAAAGGCCTGCTTACAAGGTTGGCCCTTGGCTGACATCTGGGAACTTGGATTTCAGGAGGGTTCCCACCCCCGCTAACTGACATGAATGGCTCACTGTGCCTAAACTGTTTATGCAAACAAGATGGTTTATGGCAAGCACCTGCTTTCCTTCAGGGAATCTGGAATGTAGTTATGTGCCAGACAGAGGCTTCCTACATGATCAGctccaagtaaaaaaaaaaaaaaaaaaaaaaacaacaaaaacctaggTACCGAGTCTCCAACAAGCTTCCCCAGCAGATCACATTTCACATGTGCTGTCAACAGCTCACTGCTGGGAGAACTGAGCGCATCCTGTGTGACTCCTCTGGGAGGACTCTGTAAGCTTGCGCCTGGTTTCCCTGGATTTCACTACAAGCGTCTTTTCCTTTTGCTGACCTTGCTCTGTATTCCTTCACTGTGATAAATCACAGGCACGAGTACAACTATATGCGAAGTCCCCTGAGTCCTGAGTAGGACTACATGCAGAGTCCTATGAGTCCTCCTAGTGAATCGTCAAACCCAGAGGGAGTCTTGGGGACCTCCCAGCACACTCCCCGTGCAGCTCTCACGAAACTAAATTAAGAGAAGCTGACAATCACTTCAAGTGGCAATGTCCAAAAAGAGCTCAGCGTATAGGTCAACGCCACAGTGCACTTTCCTCCACCCATCTAGACAATGCCAGGATTACCCGAAAGACAGGAGTTGAAAGTTTTAATGACGCTGACGTGgtggatatatacacacaacacgGCAAAAGCCCAAACACCCTGTACCTTCTTTAAAGCTATAGGGCACATTAACGCCCACCACATTCATTAGTATTGCAAGGAAAACCTACCTTACACTGAATACTcccttgaagaaaaagaagagactggTGAAAAATGAATGTCTGGGTTTTAAATACCAAGGACAAGCGACACCACACACGGCAGGCGCCTCTCAAGCCGTCTGAGAACGTCTACTCACCGTCAGCCAGGCGTTCCCGCCAGCTCTGAGCCGCATGAGTGAAGAATTCGTTATTCAGTGCGCTGCTGCTGAGACGCAATAGGCCATCTGTTCCCACCTAGAGGGATCGAGGTGAAAAGCACAATAAAGAAActcagagagagaacagaagcccACCCAGAGGGAAGCAAAGAGGAGGCCGCCCCTCTGCACCTGTCTGTCCACTTctggcaggaggaagaggagctgCTGTTGGAAGTGGGCTGGCAGGGCATGGAAGGTCCGAGAGTTTATCAAGGCCCGGAGGTTGGTGTTGACAAGAATAGACCCAGGCGTCTCAAAATCTATCTCTTCCCCTCTGTTGCGCTTCATCTGACCTGTGATTGTAAAGCAGTGAGAAGCAAGGTACAGATTTTCGACTTTTCAAAGCGAAGGAACAAATGTCAACTGAGGGAGAACGTTTACCGGCAGCCCCCAAACTACTCGGAACTGATCCGCACATACATCCAGGCCGCCCTAACCTGCACGTCACAATCACTCTGTCCAGGTCACTGATGTTGCCACCAAACCTAAGAGAACGCTTGGGCTTGCATCCTCAGACGAGACTCTGTGCCGTGCCGGGACACAGGCTGAAAGGGACACTCTTCCCACAGAGAAgcaggcagggggcaggctgCGAGCTTCCCTCCAAAGCTGGAGAACAGGCTCCACAAAGCCAAGTGGAGACATGATGGCGGTTGTCTGAAAGTGAATCTACTGAGTGTCCTACAGACGACTCTGCAGACGCCTTCCCTCAACGGGACGGAGAGAGGTGATCTCCACACAGCAAAGTAGTAAGGGCCGTTTAAAGCCGCTGAGCTGTCAATCTCTCTCACAGAAGCGTCAGCAAATGTCACTTGTATTTGAGAAAATCACTAAGAATAGAGACTCATGAGACCTTAAGGTTAAGCACTGCGGAGGAGTTGGAAGAGCAGCAAGACAACAAACCCAGGTCCCACTTGGGCAACGGTTTAGTCGAATTTTCAGAAGCCAAGGCTAGTCTTCTTAATGGTTTCATGTGGCCCGTCTACAAATAACCAGCATGTGGGCTCTGAGAAGTAAATTCTGAAATCGCAAACAGCATAGTGGCCTTGCAAATAGCCTGTAGCCCTCCCGAGGGGTGGGAGCAGCACTCCAAATTCAACACAGGCCTCCTTCCGCAACATGCTGACTAGGCTACAAAAAGGGGTCCTGACCGCAACTCTGGGTGCTGAGAACAAACGTGACAGGATGCTacccaagaaagaaaatagatgctGGAATTCTTCCCTGAGAAGCTCAAAAGCAATTTTCACTCACTCCAACACTTGCTAAGCAGCACCACGGCAGGCACGGGCCACGCCCTTACAGGGACATACAAGGAACAACGTGGCATCACCTCTGCCCACAAGGAGTTCTCTCTAGTCTAGCAGAGATCTACACGTGCAATAACCAAAATacgaggttaaaaaaaaaaaaaaattagaggtccacccaagaaatcaaaataaactgGTACAGGAAGTGGAACAGAAGTTGTCCTCTCCTCACTAGGCCTGCAGGGGCCCCCTTTACAGGCAGAGAAATGAGTGCCAAGCCACTCACCTGTGGCCGGCTTCCGGAAGCCTCTCAGGAGCGGGGCAGGGTCCCGGGCGACCTCGGCCTGGCCACGAGTAGCAGCGCTGCCCAGGGCCAGAGagccgctgctgctgctggacGGGCTGCCGCTCTCGCCATCGGCGTGGCGGCCCGAGAACCCTGAAGGCACAGCATTCCACTGGTCAAAAGCATCACCCGCCGCGCCCAGGGCTCTCAGACAAGCCTACTTCTCCCAGCTCTCCCTGAGACACTGCCAGCAATAGCGGGTGCTTCCGTGGCCCAACCTTGGGCTGTCAGAGATCACCACCGCATGGTCTGGCTTTATGGTATCACGAAAGAATGCCAAACCGCCATCTTCATCTGCACAGCACTGCACCTTTACCAAGCACCTGCACACTCCTTCATCGGACCCTCATGCCGCCCTGGGAGACCAAAAGGCGGTGTGCACGGCAGAGCTCAGCACCGGAACCTAGCTCAGGCCTCACCACCACAGCGTGCTGCCCACCAGGAGGGCCTCCTGCCTCGACGGGCACCGTACCACCTAGGTCAGACACTGCTGCCAGACGGAGGCAGGCCCCAAGACCTGAGGAAGGAGCATCATATCACAAGGTTGCACATACCTGATGCAGATTCCACGTGGGCCCCGTTTACCTTCAGAGGAGTCAGAACAACTCGAGGCAGCATCACCccagtctttttcttttgcttgtttgccTGTATCGCCGAGGGATTACAAAAGGAGCCCGAGTCACCTGCAGGGCCACAAGAGTGGTCCCTCTCCACCACGTTTCCACCCACCGTCTCGTACAACAGAGTTCATATATCCAACCAGCTCAGGCATGTGATGGGGGAGTGGCACTGACTCATGTTACTGAGCCGTGGCCAGCACCTTGCCAACTACCACTCCAGGCTGAGTGTACTGTATTGTtaccctgttttacagataaggaatttgcccaaggtcccaaAGCTGGTGAGCGGCAGGGCCATAATTCCAAGTGCTGACTCCCAAGCTCATTTGCTTCCCCACTGTACACTGTGCCTTCCCCTCCCAGATATTCCTGTGTTTGTCAGAAGTAGGAGGCAAACTATATTATCTGTggtaatgaagaaaaacaaaccactCTGCTCTCAGATACACAGCCCACTTTTCCTATGGCCCACTCTGAACTGTACCAACAGGTGAAGACCAAACTGATTCACTCCA
Encoded proteins:
- the ASXL1 gene encoding polycomb group protein ASXL1 isoform X3; amino-acid sequence: MLPSALLLDHYTYRSGTSPLACLNAMLHSNSRGGEGLFYKLPGRISLFTLKKDALQWSRSPAAVEGEEPEDTADAESCGSNEASTVSGENDVSLDETSSNASCSAESQSRPLSNPRDSYRASSQANKQKKKTGVMLPRVVLTPLKVNGAHVESASGFSGRHADGESGSPSSSSSGSLALGSAATRGQAEVARDPAPLLRGFRKPATGQMKRNRGEEIDFETPGSILVNTNLRALINSRTFHALPAHFQQQLLFLLPEVDRQVGTDGLLRLSSSALNNEFFTHAAQSWRERLADGEFTHEMQVRIRQEMEKEKKVEQWKEKFFEDYYGQKLGLTKEESLHQNVGHEEAEIKSDLRVPGESVRPQRGPATRQRDGHFKKRSRPDLRTRARRNLYKKQEPEQAAVAKDTQSVVPDIPLYKDGEAKSDSAEAGGPHLPGMASAAPDPENPEFLTQPVASRTQTDPGDLARASASPDRIPSLPQETAAQEPKDQKRKSFEQVASASFPEKKPRLEDRQSFRNTIESVHTEKPQPTKEEPKVPPIRIQLSRIKPPWVVKGQPTYQICPRIVPITESSCRGWTGARTLADIKARALQVRGARGHHCHREAATTAIGGGGGPGGGGGGATDEGGGRGGGSGDGGEACGHPEPRGAPSTPGECAADLQRTQLLSPCSLNGEHIQAGSAVSRARREDPIALRKEESCPLRRLPAVLTSGLEDASQLPIAPTGDQPCQALPALSSRTPVPERLVEQPALHLDVRTECESGTTSQESDNEDRGPSLLRENDPVQSLAGGVVLEGGPGQTLDHDSDPTMKHPVNVTPTSTTELSLAGCLQDRQCDDELGLGDSCSPTRESATRQENLTTEALVCDGAAPWVPGLSNDEAVGRPEPDSRGRVPSAEPQAVEEWEKAAPLIPVSAGELTEEGLVPPEHFSLVWTVPLQGCADSAGGHRKPVAGEKLKINGESEALSPHGESTDTASDYEGHLSEDSSEADSSEATVVKRALVADTDEKHDWNHSASLSKVNGDRSLVMRTDSMAPPQSWVSRVCAVPQKFPDSLLLASTEYQSRPTLLGRPGSSMEATNPLVMQLLQGHLPLEKVLPPAQGSSKPESPRLPLMKEQGHGGSLGVGSLQDPLVNSCAGSKTSPRSLRASKELLLPEIREVSTGLARLEPTQAPGAPQKIAKTAPSLDSLYPVTKLMAASGKVEEVDSKEQFSPVSVEDRKEARDLSQRSNSNAAPGRSPGNLTTSRVPCFSSPNVISLDPDQTGQALGNQNGAGGQGKKLFGPRNEAAALQRPRPVEPTPLPADAPPGFPSRKLGPSKNSVSGGVQTAREDWAPRPPPASLGGVKNEKTFGGGPLKANAENRNAAGPGPRELVDHLQGMPFVLDLPFWKLPREPGKGPGQPLEPSSIPSQLNIKQAFYGKLSKLQLSSTSFNYSSSSPTFPKGLAGSVVQLSHKANFGASHSASLSLQMFTDSSTVESISLQCACSLKAMIMCQGCGAFCHDDCIGPSKLCVLCLVVR
- the ASXL1 gene encoding polycomb group protein ASXL1 isoform X2 gives rise to the protein MTPKQILQVIEAEGLKEMSGTSPLACLNAMLHSNSRGGEGLFYKLPGRISLFTLKKDALQWSRSPAAVEGEEPEDTADAESCGSNEASTVSGENDVSLDETSSNASCSAESQSRPLSNPRDSYRASSQANKQKKKTGVMLPRVVLTPLKVNGAHVESASGFSGRHADGESGSPSSSSSGSLALGSAATRGQAEVARDPAPLLRGFRKPATGQMKRNRGEEIDFETPGSILVNTNLRALINSRTFHALPAHFQQQLLFLLPEVDRQVGTDGLLRLSSSALNNEFFTHAAQSWRERLADGEFTHEMQVRIRQEMEKEKKVEQWKEKFFEDYYGQKLGLTKEESLHQNVGHEEAEIKSDLRVPGESVRPQRGPATRQRDGHFKKRSRPDLRTRARRNLYKKQEPEQAAVAKDTQSVVPDIPLYKDGEAKSDSAEAGGPHLPGMASAAPDPENPEFLTQPVASRTQTDPGDLARASASPDRIPSLPQETAAQEPKDQKRKSFEQVASASFPEKKPRLEDRQSFRNTIESVHTEKPQPTKEEPKVPPIRIQLSRIKPPWVVKGQPTYQICPRIVPITESSCRGWTGARTLADIKARALQVRGARGHHCHREAATTAIGGGGGPGGGGGGATDEGGGRGGGSGDGGEACGHPEPRGAPSTPGECAADLQRTQLLSPCSLNGEHIQAGSAVSRARREDPIALRKEESCPLRRLPAVLTSGLEDASQLPIAPTGDQPCQALPALSSRTPVPERLVEQPALHLDVRTECESGTTSQESDNEDRGPSLLRENDPVQSLAGGVVLEGGPGQTLDHDSDPTMKHPVNVTPTSTTELSLAGCLQDRQCDDELGLGDSCSPTRESATRQENLTTEALVCDGAAPWVPGLSNDEAVGRPEPDSRGRVPSAEPQAVEEWEKAAPLIPVSAGELTEEGLVPPEHFSLVWTVPLQGCADSAGGHRKPVAGEKLKINGESEALSPHGESTDTASDYEGHLSEDSSEADSSEATVVKRALVADTDEKHDWNHSASLSKVNGDRSLVMRTDSMAPPQSWVSRVCAVPQKFPDSLLLASTEYQSRPTLLGRPGSSMEATNPLVMQLLQGHLPLEKVLPPAQGSSKPESPRLPLMKEQGHGGSLGVGSLQDPLVNSCAGSKTSPRSLRASKELLLPEIREVSTGLARLEPTQAPGAPQKIAKTAPSLDSLYPVTKLMAASGKVEEVDSKEQFSPVSVEDRKEARDLSQRSNSNAAPGRSPGNLTTSRVPCFSSPNVISLDPDQTGQALGNQNGAGGQGKKLFGPRNEAAALQRPRPVEPTPLPADAPPGFPSRKLGPSKNSVSGGVQTAREDWAPRPPPASLGGVKNEKTFGGGPLKANAENRNAAGPGPRELVDHLQGMPFVLDLPFWKLPREPGKGPGQPLEPSSIPSQLNIKQAFYGKLSKLQLSSTSFNYSSSSPTFPKGLAGSVVQLSHKANFGASHSASLSLQMFTDSSTVESISLQCACSLKAMIMCQGCGAFCHDDCIGPSKLCVLCLVVR
- the ASXL1 gene encoding polycomb group protein ASXL1 isoform X1 — translated: MKDKQKRKKERTWAEAARLVLENYSDAPMTPKQILQVIEAEGLKEMSGTSPLACLNAMLHSNSRGGEGLFYKLPGRISLFTLKKDALQWSRSPAAVEGEEPEDTADAESCGSNEASTVSGENDVSLDETSSNASCSAESQSRPLSNPRDSYRASSQANKQKKKTGVMLPRVVLTPLKVNGAHVESASGFSGRHADGESGSPSSSSSGSLALGSAATRGQAEVARDPAPLLRGFRKPATGQMKRNRGEEIDFETPGSILVNTNLRALINSRTFHALPAHFQQQLLFLLPEVDRQVGTDGLLRLSSSALNNEFFTHAAQSWRERLADGEFTHEMQVRIRQEMEKEKKVEQWKEKFFEDYYGQKLGLTKEESLHQNVGHEEAEIKSDLRVPGESVRPQRGPATRQRDGHFKKRSRPDLRTRARRNLYKKQEPEQAAVAKDTQSVVPDIPLYKDGEAKSDSAEAGGPHLPGMASAAPDPENPEFLTQPVASRTQTDPGDLARASASPDRIPSLPQETAAQEPKDQKRKSFEQVASASFPEKKPRLEDRQSFRNTIESVHTEKPQPTKEEPKVPPIRIQLSRIKPPWVVKGQPTYQICPRIVPITESSCRGWTGARTLADIKARALQVRGARGHHCHREAATTAIGGGGGPGGGGGGATDEGGGRGGGSGDGGEACGHPEPRGAPSTPGECAADLQRTQLLSPCSLNGEHIQAGSAVSRARREDPIALRKEESCPLRRLPAVLTSGLEDASQLPIAPTGDQPCQALPALSSRTPVPERLVEQPALHLDVRTECESGTTSQESDNEDRGPSLLRENDPVQSLAGGVVLEGGPGQTLDHDSDPTMKHPVNVTPTSTTELSLAGCLQDRQCDDELGLGDSCSPTRESATRQENLTTEALVCDGAAPWVPGLSNDEAVGRPEPDSRGRVPSAEPQAVEEWEKAAPLIPVSAGELTEEGLVPPEHFSLVWTVPLQGCADSAGGHRKPVAGEKLKINGESEALSPHGESTDTASDYEGHLSEDSSEADSSEATVVKRALVADTDEKHDWNHSASLSKVNGDRSLVMRTDSMAPPQSWVSRVCAVPQKFPDSLLLASTEYQSRPTLLGRPGSSMEATNPLVMQLLQGHLPLEKVLPPAQGSSKPESPRLPLMKEQGHGGSLGVGSLQDPLVNSCAGSKTSPRSLRASKELLLPEIREVSTGLARLEPTQAPGAPQKIAKTAPSLDSLYPVTKLMAASGKVEEVDSKEQFSPVSVEDRKEARDLSQRSNSNAAPGRSPGNLTTSRVPCFSSPNVISLDPDQTGQALGNQNGAGGQGKKLFGPRNEAAALQRPRPVEPTPLPADAPPGFPSRKLGPSKNSVSGGVQTAREDWAPRPPPASLGGVKNEKTFGGGPLKANAENRNAAGPGPRELVDHLQGMPFVLDLPFWKLPREPGKGPGQPLEPSSIPSQLNIKQAFYGKLSKLQLSSTSFNYSSSSPTFPKGLAGSVVQLSHKANFGASHSASLSLQMFTDSSTVESISLQCACSLKAMIMCQGCGAFCHDDCIGPSKLCVLCLVVR